In Sphingobium sp. B2D3C, a genomic segment contains:
- the rpmD gene encoding 50S ribosomal protein L30 translates to MAKIKLKQIGSPIRRPASQEKILIGLGLGKMNRVVELEDTPEVRGAIRKLPHMVQIVEG, encoded by the coding sequence ATGGCGAAGATCAAGCTGAAGCAGATCGGTTCCCCGATCCGCCGTCCGGCCTCTCAGGAGAAGATCCTGATCGGCCTCGGCCTGGGCAAGATGAACCGTGTCGTCGAGCTCGAGGACACGCCGGAAGTGCGCGGCGCGATCCGCAAGCTGCCGCACATGGTGCAGATCGTCGAAGGCTGA
- the rpsK gene encoding 30S ribosomal protein S11, whose amino-acid sequence MAREPQRLRRRERKNISAGVAHVNASFNNTMITITDAQGNAISWSSAGMMGFKGSRKSTPYAAQVCAEDAGRKAAEHGVRTLEVEVKGPGSGRESALRALQAVGFTITSIRDVTPIPHNGVRPSKRRRV is encoded by the coding sequence ATGGCACGGGAACCCCAGCGGCTTCGCAGGCGCGAGCGCAAGAATATCTCGGCAGGCGTCGCGCATGTGAACGCCAGCTTCAACAATACCATGATCACCATCACCGATGCGCAGGGTAATGCGATCAGCTGGTCCAGCGCCGGCATGATGGGCTTCAAGGGCAGCCGCAAGTCGACGCCTTATGCCGCGCAGGTCTGCGCCGAAGACGCCGGCCGCAAGGCCGCCGAGCATGGCGTGCGCACCCTCGAGGTGGAAGTCAAAGGCCCCGGTTCGGGCCGCGAATCGGCTCTGCGCGCGCTGCAGGCCGTCGGTTTTACCATCACGTCCATCCGTGACGTCACGCCGATCCCGCACAATGGCGTGCGGCCGAGCAAGCGCCGCCGCGTCTGA
- a CDS encoding acyltransferase family protein, whose protein sequence is MVNARDQSRPSAPGSIDELRIIATVLLVAFHVVGQTDSGLRIEDGHPARFIVDLGASFRMPAFAFVAGFIYCLRPPTRGHMRDFLRGKARRIALPGLIAAVLFGSVAYMQGSRFGIPPEALWGLAIFPYAHFWFLQAILALFIVVGLIDIALDHRGQWPMFAGALLLALWPPPIPTLFALPQAIVLAPFFIFGMCVYRSWAWIAQHGRLIVPLAAVAALLAFSGAFYDYLMLGVSPNTSIASSLLLGMSVSLLILLRWPHHPYARKVGQFSFTIYLYHVFATAGARMALHTVGIDALAIHLPVGILAGLLGPVALHLILLKTPVVGPLALGIRTKAPAPRSAPAPHVKARAPASALALPATSSRPAVPRGH, encoded by the coding sequence ATGGTTAACGCTCGTGATCAGTCGCGCCCGAGCGCGCCCGGCTCCATTGACGAGTTGCGCATTATCGCGACCGTTCTCCTCGTCGCCTTCCATGTCGTGGGGCAGACCGACAGCGGGCTGCGAATCGAGGACGGGCACCCCGCGCGGTTCATCGTCGATCTGGGCGCCAGCTTCCGGATGCCGGCCTTCGCCTTCGTCGCCGGCTTCATCTACTGCCTGCGTCCGCCCACGCGAGGGCATATGCGCGACTTTCTGCGCGGCAAGGCGCGGCGGATCGCGCTCCCTGGCCTGATCGCTGCCGTCCTGTTCGGATCGGTTGCCTACATGCAAGGCTCGCGATTCGGCATCCCGCCCGAAGCCCTGTGGGGGCTGGCCATCTTCCCCTATGCGCACTTCTGGTTTTTGCAGGCGATCCTCGCGCTGTTCATCGTCGTCGGCCTGATCGACATCGCACTCGATCATCGCGGGCAGTGGCCAATGTTCGCCGGCGCCTTGCTGCTTGCCTTGTGGCCCCCGCCCATCCCGACACTTTTCGCACTGCCGCAAGCGATCGTTCTGGCGCCCTTCTTCATCTTCGGCATGTGCGTCTATCGAAGCTGGGCGTGGATCGCGCAGCATGGGCGGCTGATCGTCCCGCTGGCCGCCGTGGCTGCATTGCTTGCCTTCAGTGGCGCCTTCTATGATTATCTGATGCTCGGCGTCTCTCCGAACACGAGCATTGCCTCATCGCTGCTGCTGGGCATGTCGGTCAGCCTGCTCATTCTGCTGCGCTGGCCGCACCACCCCTATGCACGCAAGGTTGGGCAGTTCAGCTTTACCATCTATCTCTATCATGTGTTCGCCACCGCCGGCGCGCGGATGGCGCTCCACACAGTCGGTATCGACGCGCTCGCGATTCATCTGCCGGTCGGCATTCTCGCGGGGCTGCTCGGCCCGGTCGCCCTGCATCTCATTCTGCTCAAGACGCCCGTTGTCGGCCCACTGGCCCTGGGCATCCGGACCAAGGCGCCCGCGCCCCGCAGCGCTCCGGCCCCGCATGTCAAAGCGCGTGCACCTGCATCCGCTCTGGCTCTTCCGGCAACATCATCCCGCCCGGCCGTCCCGCGCGGCCATTGA
- the rpsE gene encoding 30S ribosomal protein S5, whose translation MADENTTGEGNQPEAVLAPETTPQDVSGVAAEPQQQQRRGRGGRSGGDRDRGGRGRRDDRRGRGGEDDNGEEFVEKLVHINRVSKTVKGGKRFGFAALVVVGDGKGRAGFGHGKAREVPEAISKATAAAKKAMVRVPLKEGRTLHHDGRGHFGAGKVTVRTAPAGTGIIAGGPMRAVFESLGVADVVTKSVGTSNPYNMIRATFAALTEQTSPKSVAQRRGKKVADLLRRGGASAEVAAADAEAIAE comes from the coding sequence ATGGCAGACGAAAACACCACCGGTGAGGGCAATCAGCCCGAGGCTGTTCTCGCGCCCGAGACCACGCCCCAGGACGTGTCGGGTGTGGCCGCCGAGCCGCAGCAGCAACAGCGCCGTGGCCGTGGCGGCCGCAGCGGTGGCGATCGGGATCGTGGCGGCCGTGGCCGTCGTGACGACCGTCGCGGTCGTGGCGGTGAGGACGACAATGGCGAGGAATTCGTCGAGAAGCTCGTCCACATCAACCGCGTCTCGAAGACCGTGAAGGGCGGCAAGCGCTTCGGCTTTGCTGCACTCGTGGTTGTGGGTGACGGCAAGGGTCGTGCCGGCTTCGGCCATGGCAAGGCTCGTGAGGTTCCTGAGGCGATCAGCAAGGCGACCGCCGCTGCCAAGAAGGCAATGGTTCGCGTTCCGCTCAAGGAAGGCCGCACGCTGCACCATGATGGTCGCGGGCACTTCGGCGCCGGCAAGGTGACCGTTCGTACCGCGCCGGCAGGCACCGGCATCATCGCCGGCGGTCCGATGCGCGCTGTGTTCGAGAGCCTTGGTGTGGCCGACGTGGTGACCAAGTCGGTCGGCACGTCGAACCCGTACAACATGATCCGGGCGACGTTCGCGGCTCTCACCGAGCAGACCAGCCCCAAGTCGGTCGCTCAGCGTCGCGGCAAGAAGGTCGCTGACCTGCTTCGTCGCGGTGGCGCCTCTGCCGAGGTCGCTGCGGCTGACGCCGAAGCGATTGCGGAGTAA
- a CDS encoding adenylate kinase, with translation MNIILLGPPGAGKGTQAQRLVAARGMVQLSTGDMLRAAVKAGTPVGLKAKAVMDAGELVSDEIVSGIIGEALDQLAPDVGVIFDGYPRTAAQAESLDVLLGARNRQLDHVIELAVDEDALVDRITGRFTCASCGEGYHDRYKTPKIEGVCDRCGSTEFKRRPDDNEETVRTRMAEYRAKTAPILPIYEERNIVSRVDGMADIDEVSNAIVTILDR, from the coding sequence ATGAACATCATCCTGCTGGGACCGCCCGGCGCCGGCAAGGGCACTCAGGCGCAGCGTCTGGTCGCTGCGCGTGGCATGGTTCAGCTCTCGACCGGCGACATGCTGCGGGCGGCGGTGAAGGCCGGCACCCCGGTAGGTCTCAAGGCGAAGGCGGTGATGGATGCCGGCGAGCTCGTCTCGGACGAGATCGTCTCGGGAATCATCGGCGAAGCGCTGGACCAGCTCGCACCGGATGTCGGCGTGATCTTCGATGGCTATCCGCGCACGGCGGCCCAAGCCGAGAGCCTGGACGTGCTGCTGGGCGCGCGCAACCGTCAGCTCGATCATGTCATTGAACTGGCGGTCGACGAGGATGCACTGGTCGACCGGATCACCGGCCGCTTCACTTGCGCAAGCTGCGGTGAAGGCTATCATGATCGGTATAAGACACCGAAGATCGAGGGCGTTTGCGATCGGTGCGGGAGCACCGAGTTCAAGCGGCGGCCCGATGACAATGAGGAAACGGTGCGCACCCGCATGGCCGAGTATCGCGCGAAAACAGCGCCGATCCTGCCAATCTATGAGGAACGCAACATCGTCAGCCGGGTTGACGGCATGGCGGATATCGATGAGGTGTCGAACGCGATTGTGACCATTCTCGATCGCTGA
- a CDS encoding lipopolysaccharide biosynthesis protein: protein MTTRLVKGAGWVMTSQVIINLVSFASSIVLARLLMPEDFGLVAIALGVSAVVTALTSMPLSEALIQINDIEDDHFHSAFTLGFIRAMMLTLLLAGAAWPVAAMYDDSRLAPIMLALAGQAFISGFYSARWPMIQKQLSFAPDAIAGVVTRVAAVTASVVIAYLYQTYWAIVIPIVLMQFLSVVVTHLYAPYLPRLRLSKVREIWSFSIWMTFSSVLTTVNARIDSLVLGGVLGQREVGFYSYADEKARMPTRELSTPLIRLLFPGLTAVRHDPARLAAAYQRTLTVIFAVCVPAGAGFGLVADMFVHVLLGPKWIEIIPIMQVLAFTFAFENLVTATAPLAMAMGATRALFVRDLMTFAFRVPLIITGLLLFGITGLLGARVLSTLASVLLNMLLAKQIVHVSIRRQFLGCARTFVAVGGMCAGVIAFKMALPTHVAHSVSGLLATIAVGGVAYIACHLGVWILRGRPAGPETDLIAIFSGVLRKLGRFKRPQPGLSEQ from the coding sequence GTGACCACGCGACTCGTGAAGGGGGCCGGCTGGGTGATGACGTCGCAGGTCATCATCAACTTAGTCTCCTTCGCCTCGTCGATCGTGCTGGCGCGCCTGCTGATGCCGGAAGACTTCGGCCTGGTCGCCATTGCACTGGGGGTCAGCGCGGTCGTAACGGCCTTGACCTCCATGCCGCTGTCCGAGGCGCTCATCCAGATCAACGATATCGAGGACGATCACTTCCACAGCGCGTTCACGCTGGGTTTCATTCGTGCGATGATGCTCACGCTGCTGCTGGCCGGGGCAGCCTGGCCGGTCGCGGCCATGTATGACGACAGTCGTCTCGCGCCGATCATGCTTGCGCTTGCGGGGCAGGCCTTCATCAGCGGCTTCTACAGTGCCCGCTGGCCGATGATCCAGAAGCAGCTCTCCTTCGCACCGGACGCGATCGCGGGGGTCGTAACGCGCGTGGCGGCCGTCACTGCTTCGGTCGTGATCGCCTATCTGTACCAGACCTATTGGGCGATCGTGATCCCGATCGTGTTGATGCAGTTCCTGAGCGTAGTGGTCACGCATCTCTATGCGCCCTATCTGCCGCGCCTCAGGCTCTCGAAGGTGCGCGAGATCTGGTCCTTCTCGATCTGGATGACCTTCAGTTCCGTGCTGACGACCGTCAACGCGCGCATCGACAGTCTCGTGCTGGGCGGTGTTCTGGGGCAGCGCGAAGTCGGATTTTACAGCTATGCCGATGAGAAGGCGCGGATGCCCACGCGCGAGCTCTCAACGCCGCTCATCCGGCTGCTGTTTCCCGGTCTCACCGCGGTTCGGCATGATCCCGCCCGGCTCGCCGCAGCCTATCAGCGCACGCTGACCGTCATTTTCGCGGTTTGCGTGCCGGCCGGCGCCGGCTTCGGTCTGGTTGCCGACATGTTCGTTCATGTGTTGCTCGGCCCGAAATGGATCGAGATCATCCCGATCATGCAAGTGCTGGCCTTTACCTTCGCGTTCGAGAATCTGGTCACCGCTACCGCGCCGCTCGCGATGGCAATGGGCGCGACCCGCGCGCTGTTCGTTCGCGATCTCATGACCTTTGCATTCCGCGTGCCGCTTATCATCACCGGGCTTCTGCTGTTCGGCATAACGGGGCTGCTCGGGGCGCGCGTGCTGTCCACCCTTGCCTCTGTCCTGCTCAACATGCTGCTCGCCAAGCAGATCGTGCATGTCAGCATCCGCCGTCAGTTTCTCGGCTGCGCGCGCACCTTTGTCGCCGTGGGCGGCATGTGCGCAGGAGTGATCGCCTTCAAGATGGCCTTGCCCACCCATGTCGCGCACAGCGTGTCCGGCCTGCTGGCGACGATTGCGGTGGGCGGGGTGGCTTATATCGCCTGCCATCTGGGCGTGTGGATCCTGCGCGGACGGCCCGCCGGGCCGGAAACGGATCTGATCGCCATCTTCAGCGGCGTCCTGCGCAAGCTGGGACGGTTCAAAAGGCCCCAGCCAGGACTATCCGAGCAATAA
- a CDS encoding glycosyltransferase — protein MTGIEARVISLLDDGRRRYDPVKPVIRSHLARRFPRQAQTRILFIYADDQIAWPQIYPFYHDADRFARQGYAFRAVPYPAENAEHLIKDASAILIQSFYVLPDGELERVLERVKSANPHAPITYLDWFAPTDVRFADRVADYVDLYAKKSLMLERDHYRVAQAAHTNLAAYYGNKAGLIVDEPNWRCRPDIVDRLVLAPAFATAPVLLKAFEQRQAIPSGPRPIDVHARFALAPAQLHAEGRVDAGERTHWYVIMRREAEQAVRALAARHQVAWQGRVDRAAFMSEMDQSQLCFSPFGFGEICWRDLEAVLTGAVLVKPDMSHLETFCDIYRAGETYVPVRWDLSDLEDVVADLLKRPDECRAIAERAFAAIKRHLDGPKLETLLQRLTAGAASAG, from the coding sequence GTGACGGGGATCGAAGCGCGGGTGATAAGCCTTCTGGATGACGGAAGGCGCCGCTACGATCCGGTGAAGCCTGTCATCCGGTCCCATCTCGCGCGCCGCTTCCCTCGCCAGGCCCAGACGCGGATTCTGTTCATCTATGCCGATGATCAGATCGCCTGGCCGCAAATCTACCCTTTCTATCATGACGCGGATCGCTTTGCCCGACAGGGCTATGCGTTCCGCGCCGTGCCTTATCCGGCGGAAAATGCGGAGCATCTGATCAAGGATGCGTCTGCCATCCTGATCCAATCCTTTTATGTGTTGCCGGATGGCGAGCTCGAGCGCGTGTTGGAGCGGGTCAAGTCCGCCAATCCGCACGCGCCCATCACCTATCTCGACTGGTTCGCGCCGACCGATGTCCGCTTTGCCGACCGGGTCGCGGATTATGTCGATCTCTATGCCAAGAAATCACTGATGCTGGAACGCGATCATTATCGCGTCGCCCAAGCAGCGCACACCAACCTCGCGGCTTATTACGGCAACAAGGCGGGGCTGATTGTGGACGAGCCAAACTGGCGCTGTCGGCCGGACATCGTCGACCGGCTCGTGCTGGCGCCGGCTTTTGCGACCGCGCCAGTGCTGCTCAAGGCGTTCGAACAGCGTCAGGCGATCCCCAGCGGTCCCCGCCCCATCGACGTTCATGCGCGCTTCGCGCTCGCACCTGCGCAGTTGCACGCCGAGGGGCGGGTGGACGCGGGTGAGCGCACCCATTGGTATGTAATCATGCGCCGCGAGGCCGAGCAGGCCGTGCGAGCCCTCGCTGCGCGCCATCAGGTGGCGTGGCAGGGCCGGGTCGATCGGGCTGCGTTCATGAGCGAGATGGACCAGTCCCAGCTGTGCTTCAGCCCGTTCGGTTTTGGCGAGATCTGCTGGCGCGATCTGGAGGCGGTGCTGACCGGCGCCGTGCTGGTGAAGCCCGACATGAGCCATCTGGAAACCTTCTGCGACATCTACCGGGCCGGGGAAACCTATGTGCCGGTGCGTTGGGATTTGTCGGACCTGGAGGATGTCGTTGCGGACTTGCTCAAGCGGCCCGACGAATGCCGGGCCATTGCCGAGCGTGCCTTCGCTGCGATCAAGAGACATCTTGATGGCCCCAAGCTCGAAACGCTACTGCAGCGATTGACGGCAGGGGCCGCCTCGGCCGGCTAA
- the rplR gene encoding 50S ribosomal protein L18, giving the protein MAKLSLFDRRARRVRTAIKARAGGKPRLSVHRSGRHIYAQVIDDTQGKTLAAASTLDKDVRGKTGATSSAAADVGKRVAEAAAKAGVTKVVFDRGGFLFHGRVKALADAAREGGLEF; this is encoded by the coding sequence ATGGCGAAACTCTCTCTCTTCGATCGTCGCGCCCGGCGCGTGCGTACCGCGATCAAGGCGCGGGCGGGTGGCAAGCCCCGTCTGTCCGTGCACCGTTCCGGCCGGCATATCTATGCGCAGGTCATCGACGACACGCAGGGCAAGACCCTGGCCGCAGCGTCGACCCTGGACAAGGACGTGCGTGGCAAGACCGGCGCCACTTCATCGGCTGCAGCCGATGTCGGCAAGCGCGTGGCCGAGGCTGCTGCCAAGGCCGGCGTTACCAAGGTCGTGTTCGATCGTGGTGGCTTCCTCTTTCATGGTCGCGTGAAAGCGCTGGCCGATGCCGCTCGTGAAGGCGGACTGGAGTTCTGA
- the rplF gene encoding 50S ribosomal protein L6, giving the protein MSRIGKKPVTIPSGVTATIENGQLSVKGPKGTLALQMRDEISYELEDGAISIKPANATKAARAFWGMQRTLVQNLVTGVTEGYTKVLEITGVGYRATAQGKNLKLQLGYSHDVDFPVPAGIEIKTPDNTTVEISGIDKQQVGQVAAEIRRWRKPEPYKGKGIKYRGEFIFRKEGKKK; this is encoded by the coding sequence ATGAGCCGCATCGGCAAAAAGCCGGTCACGATCCCCAGCGGGGTGACGGCCACCATCGAGAACGGTCAGCTTTCCGTGAAGGGCCCCAAGGGCACGCTGGCGCTCCAGATGCGCGACGAGATCAGCTATGAGCTGGAAGACGGTGCGATTTCGATCAAGCCGGCCAACGCGACCAAGGCGGCTCGAGCATTCTGGGGCATGCAGCGCACGCTGGTGCAGAACCTGGTCACGGGCGTGACCGAGGGTTACACCAAGGTGCTCGAGATCACCGGCGTCGGCTATCGTGCCACGGCCCAGGGCAAGAACCTGAAGCTGCAGCTCGGCTACAGCCATGATGTCGATTTCCCGGTTCCGGCCGGCATCGAGATTAAGACCCCCGATAACACCACGGTGGAAATCAGCGGGATCGACAAGCAGCAGGTCGGCCAGGTCGCGGCGGAAATCCGTCGCTGGCGCAAGCCGGAGCCCTATAAGGGCAAGGGTATCAAGTATCGCGGCGAGTTTATCTTCCGCAAAGAAGGCAAGAAGAAGTAA
- the secY gene encoding preprotein translocase subunit SecY translates to MASRADQMAANLSLANFGQATELKKRIWFTVGALIVFRFFSFVPLPGVDPTVLAQLYQQTQGGILDIFNTFSGGSLQRMSLIALGIMPYITASIVVQLGSSLSPKLAAIKKEGEAGRKKLNQYTRYGTVGLTAIQGYFIAVGLEAYGAQSGLQAVVDPGMLFRISAVISLIGGTMFLLWLGEQITSRGIGNGISLIIMAGIVAQLPVTLTNLFESGRTGSISGLVILGIIIVGLGLIAGICFVERAQRRVLIQYPKRQTKQGVMQADRSHLPLKINTAGVIPPIFASSLLLLPLTITQFSGAGANASTGAWGDFVLSINQYLSHGTPLYMALYGAGIIFFCFFYTAVVFNPEETAENLKRNGGFIPGIRPGKNTENYLDYVLTRITVIGAIYLALVCLIPEFAIARAGIPFYLGGTSLLIVVNVTVDTVTQIQSHLIAHQYRDLIKKARLKGRMR, encoded by the coding sequence ATGGCATCACGCGCCGACCAAATGGCAGCCAATCTGAGCCTCGCTAACTTCGGCCAGGCAACAGAACTCAAGAAGCGGATCTGGTTCACGGTGGGTGCGCTCATCGTCTTCCGCTTTTTCTCGTTCGTCCCGCTCCCCGGTGTCGATCCGACCGTGCTGGCCCAGCTCTATCAACAGACGCAGGGCGGCATTCTCGACATCTTCAATACCTTCTCCGGCGGCAGCCTGCAGCGCATGAGCCTCATCGCGCTCGGCATCATGCCCTATATTACCGCCTCCATCGTCGTGCAGCTCGGCTCGTCGCTCTCGCCCAAGCTGGCTGCGATCAAGAAGGAAGGCGAAGCCGGCCGCAAGAAGCTCAATCAGTATACCCGCTATGGCACGGTCGGCCTCACGGCGATCCAGGGCTATTTCATTGCCGTCGGGCTCGAAGCCTATGGCGCGCAATCCGGGCTGCAGGCCGTGGTCGACCCCGGCATGTTGTTCCGCATCAGCGCGGTCATCTCGCTGATCGGCGGCACGATGTTCCTGCTGTGGCTGGGTGAGCAGATCACCAGCCGCGGCATCGGCAACGGCATCTCGCTGATCATCATGGCCGGCATCGTCGCACAGTTGCCGGTGACGCTCACCAACCTCTTCGAATCGGGCCGTACCGGCTCGATCTCGGGTCTGGTCATCCTTGGCATCATCATCGTCGGCCTCGGCCTCATCGCGGGCATCTGCTTCGTCGAGCGCGCCCAGCGCCGCGTGCTGATCCAGTATCCCAAGCGCCAGACCAAGCAGGGCGTGATGCAGGCGGACCGCAGCCACCTGCCGCTGAAGATCAACACCGCCGGTGTGATCCCGCCGATCTTCGCCTCGTCGCTGCTGCTGCTGCCGCTCACCATCACGCAGTTCTCCGGCGCGGGTGCCAATGCATCGACCGGCGCGTGGGGCGACTTCGTGCTGTCGATCAACCAGTATCTGTCGCACGGCACGCCGCTCTACATGGCGCTCTATGGCGCAGGCATCATCTTCTTCTGCTTCTTCTACACCGCGGTGGTCTTCAACCCGGAAGAGACTGCGGAGAATCTCAAGCGCAACGGCGGTTTCATTCCGGGCATCCGTCCCGGCAAGAACACCGAGAACTATCTCGATTACGTGCTGACGCGGATCACGGTGATCGGTGCCATCTATCTGGCGCTGGTCTGCCTGATCCCCGAGTTCGCCATCGCCCGTGCCGGGATTCCGTTCTATCTCGGCGGCACGAGCCTGCTCATCGTCGTCAACGTGACCGTGGATACCGTGACGCAGATCCAGAGCCATCTCATCGCCCACCAGTATCGCGACCTCATCAAGAAGGCGCGTCTGAAGGGCCGGATGCGCTGA
- the rpsH gene encoding 30S ribosomal protein S8, producing the protein MALTDPLGDLLTRIRNGQRARKDSVVSPASKLRARVLDVLQREGYIRGYSEEQVAGHDGLRIELKYFEGEPAIKHVARVSKPGRRVYSGSKELPVVRNGLGITIVSTPRGVLSDAEARAQNVGGEVLAEVF; encoded by the coding sequence ATGGCACTGACCGATCCCCTGGGTGACCTGCTCACCCGCATCCGCAACGGCCAGCGGGCACGCAAGGACAGCGTGGTTTCGCCCGCGTCCAAGCTGCGTGCGCGTGTGCTCGACGTGCTTCAGCGCGAGGGTTACATCCGCGGCTATTCCGAAGAGCAGGTGGCTGGCCATGATGGCCTGCGCATCGAGCTGAAATATTTTGAAGGCGAGCCGGCGATCAAGCACGTCGCGCGCGTTTCCAAGCCTGGCCGTCGCGTCTATTCGGGCTCCAAGGAGCTTCCGGTGGTACGCAATGGCCTCGGTATCACCATCGTCTCGACGCCCCGTGGCGTGCTTTCGGATGCCGAAGCGCGCGCACAGAATGTCGGCGGCGAAGTGCTGGCGGAGGTGTTCTGA
- the rpsN gene encoding 30S ribosomal protein S14, producing the protein MAKLSSINKNERRKKLVKKYAGKYARLKAVANDTSLDDSERLIARLKLAEIPRNGNPTRVRNRCELTGRPRAYYRKFRLCRVQLRDLANKGLIPGVTKSSW; encoded by the coding sequence ATGGCGAAACTGAGTTCGATCAACAAGAACGAACGGCGCAAGAAGCTGGTGAAGAAGTACGCCGGCAAATATGCCCGTCTCAAGGCAGTGGCGAATGACACGTCGCTTGATGACAGCGAGCGTCTGATCGCGCGTCTCAAGCTGGCCGAGATCCCCCGCAACGGCAACCCGACCCGGGTGCGCAACCGTTGCGAGCTGACCGGTCGTCCCCGCGCTTACTATCGCAAGTTCCGGCTTTGCCGTGTTCAGCTGCGCGATCTGGCCAACAAGGGCCTGATCCCCGGCGTCACCAAGTCGAGCTGGTAA
- the rplO gene encoding 50S ribosomal protein L15, whose product MKLNELKDNAGSRKGRMRVGRGIGSGKGKTAGRGQKGAKARSGVAINGFEGGQMPLHMRLPKRGFNNIFRKDYAVVNLGMVQKAIDAGKLDAAATIDQAALRAAGISRGGKHGVRLLAKGELTTKANFAVAGASSAAIEAVEKAGGKVEILAKAAPAEAA is encoded by the coding sequence ATGAAGCTGAATGAACTCAAGGATAATGCCGGCTCCCGCAAGGGCCGGATGCGCGTCGGCCGTGGTATCGGCTCGGGCAAGGGCAAGACTGCCGGTCGCGGCCAGAAGGGTGCCAAGGCACGTTCGGGCGTCGCCATTAACGGTTTCGAGGGCGGCCAGATGCCGCTCCACATGCGTCTGCCGAAGCGCGGCTTCAACAACATCTTCCGCAAGGACTATGCGGTCGTGAACCTCGGCATGGTCCAGAAGGCGATCGACGCCGGCAAGCTCGACGCGGCCGCGACCATCGACCAGGCGGCGCTGCGCGCGGCCGGCATTTCGCGCGGCGGCAAGCATGGCGTGCGTCTGCTCGCCAAGGGCGAACTGACCACCAAGGCGAACTTCGCCGTGGCCGGCGCCTCCAGCGCTGCCATCGAGGCGGTCGAAAAGGCTGGCGGCAAGGTCGAGATTCTCGCCAAGGCTGCACCGGCCGAGGCCGCATAA
- the rpsM gene encoding 30S ribosomal protein S13, with product MARIAGVNIPTNKRVIIALTYIHGIGPRTAVGIADKLGIDHSRRVQDLTDAEVLQIRETIDADLTVEGDLRRETAMNIKRLMDLACYRGLRHRKGLPVRGQRTHTNARTRKGKAKPIAGKKK from the coding sequence ATGGCACGTATTGCGGGGGTCAACATCCCGACCAACAAGCGCGTGATCATCGCGCTGACCTACATCCATGGCATCGGTCCCCGGACCGCCGTGGGCATCGCCGACAAGCTCGGCATCGATCACAGCCGCCGGGTTCAGGACCTGACCGACGCGGAAGTGCTGCAGATCCGTGAAACGATCGACGCCGACCTGACGGTCGAGGGCGATCTGCGTCGCGAAACCGCGATGAACATCAAGCGCCTGATGGATCTGGCCTGCTATCGCGGCCTGCGTCATCGCAAGGGGCTGCCGGTCCGTGGCCAGCGCACGCACACCAATGCGCGCACCCGCAAGGGCAAGGCCAAGCCGATCGCCGGCAAGAAGAAGTAA